From the genome of Medicago truncatula cultivar Jemalong A17 chromosome 2, MtrunA17r5.0-ANR, whole genome shotgun sequence:
catcatcatgatcaTATTTTGTGTATAGTCATGGTAAAATCCTATTTTGCTTTCATACGTTTTGCAGTAAGGGCCCTGGTAATCCGGAGTTCCCGGATGAAGGGGGCCTGGTAATCCGGAGTTCCATGGGGAAGGGACCTGGTCATCCGGAGTTCCGCCGGAAGGTAAGTAAAGTCTGGCCAAGAATTGTTCCACCCTGGAATTGAACTCGGGTTCTCCACAACGATTTGTCCATTGGTGGAGCTCATTAACTATTGGAGCCcaatatattgtattttttctttcatatgttGAAAACCCCCTTTTGATGAGAGATTTATGTGTTGCAGGGTCAGAAGAAAAGTTAGTTGTTAGGAAGATATTTGATTTGGCCATTTGGGGTGAGTGAGTTAGGTTGATGCTGTGATGGCAGATTATAGGAGTTTTTCATTTACGAAAATGATTGGCTGCTGGAGTTGCTTTGGGTTGATAAAAAAACAACCGAGACGTGGACGCACTAAACGCGGCATCAAAAATTTTCTCTCCCAAGGGCTTTTGACGGATGGAGAAACTGAGTATGATGAGGTGTCTTATAGTGGTGACTATACTAGTAATACAACCAGTGGAGATGATAGTGAGCCGCAAAATTTACGGAATCGTTCCGAGGAAATTTTGAACTTTAGAGCGGAGAATGGCATGATTTGTAGGCCTTTTCCTGTTAAGGAGACTGTCAAGCTTGTTCGATCAGAGGTAACTGTCGGAATTGCTTTTCTGTTTTTGCTCTAAAGGTTCTTTCAATCTTTAGTTGTAATGAAACATCTAAACTAGATTGACTAGTGTGGATGCACGAATGATTTTGAGTTCAATATTGGTGAAAACTGTTGTCATGTGTTTTGATTTCTGTAAGGTTTCCAGAGCCTTAGCTGAACTGTGTtaaatttatttgatatataattCCAAAATAAGAATTTATCAAAAGGAGGTTGGCTATTGTTGTTTAACACTATTTTTATCAAAGTTTGGTAACTCACTTCATGTTAAGGTTGGACTTTAAAATGTTTTGGGTAATTGCTTTCTTTGTAGTCATGgcttatttttttcatgtttcTTCATTTGAAAGTTTCAAGAATTTTTATCCTGTATGTTAGTTTTTTGCTTTTGAGTCACATGGTTATTTGTATCAAGGCAAAACTTATCTATTGTATTGGTATTAATAACCTTTATTTAAACTATCCAGGATGAAAACGGGAACAAGATGTTAAATGAGTATATTCGAGAGTATAAGATTGGTTCTGGTAGCTATGGCAAAGTGGTAAGTGAAGTGTTTGTGGAAttacactttctcttttctcaatGAGCTTGCTTTCCTGACTCCCTTCCCTGGTATGCATTGCAGGCTCTTTAtcaaagtagcattgatggacAGCATTATGCTATTAAGGTAAGAAAATTTTTAGTGTTAACAAGCAGATCACTTTATGATTGGAAATTTTTTAACAGAGCAGAAGTCACTTTTCTTGATATATGGGAAGTGTGACAGAGGTATATTGTTGGACTAGCTAGTGTGGCTGAGTAATTGAGGATGTGTTATATTAAGAGATTGAAAAGAACCCATAAACCAATCAATGACAACATGCatgtttttattgttattattaagatAAGGGCATTGGTGATGGTTTATTGAAGTAAATTGTTTTGAACTGCAGTCTTTTCATAAGTCTCACTTACGGAAGCTTCGAGTTGCTCCATCCGAGACTGCCATGACTGATGTACTACGCGAGGTATATTTCTTCTGGTGTCTTTCTTTTGATCAACACTGGAGGTATCCCAATTACATGGTTGGGGCATTGGCTTCTTAATACACTCAATCATAATGTATGTCAGAAATGTGTTTTAAGTGTGAGTATATACCGAATCTGGTCAACTAGTTGCTTATCACCTAGAGGGGCTACTGCTTCATTTTCCAGTTTATATCTACCAAGAGTATATGGAAACTACTACTTAATTTCAGCTCGTAGATGTCCATTATTGTGGAATTTATTGTCACTTGTTCTTTTTATACAGTAGGATGCATATAGGTCATTCTCAGAAAATATAAATGTTGGCATCTTCTATACGTTGTTGTCATTTGGATTTCTGGTTGAACAGTAGCATGCATATATACGAGTTTTTTGCCAAAgttttatgatttatttgcttcCTGTTTTATGCATCTTATGATTTATTACCTTTGTTAACTCTATTGTTTTAGACATTTTTTAGTGTCCCTTCAGTAGTTCAAAAGGCATGCTTGCTTTATTTTCAGGTACTAATCATGAAAATGCTAGAACATCCTAATATAGTCAATCTCATTGAGGTGATTGATGACCCAGAGTCGGATGACTTCTACATGGGTACTCACAATTCATTTCttattgatttttctttgtagTGAGTAATGCTCTGTGCTTAACTGCTTATGTTTACTTGTACAGTACTTGAATATGTGGAAGGCAAATGGGTTTGTGAGGGTTCTGGTCGACAATGTGCCATAGGTGAAGAAACCGCTAGGAAATACATGCGCGATATAGTCTCGGGCTTAACATATCTTCATGCTCATGTATTATCTCTCAACCAATCATTTTGTGTTAATGTTgactcatctctctctctctaagacACACTCTCACGCAGTGCTTGTTGTTTTTCCCAATCTTAGCTTGTTTAGTTCATGCATTTCACATTTTagcgattttttttattaaaataacattttaatgGATTGGATAACAGTACTAGATTCTGTTGCAATTTCTTTACTTTG
Proteins encoded in this window:
- the LOC11414981 gene encoding serine/threonine-protein kinase GRIK1, with protein sequence MADYRSFSFTKMIGCWSCFGLIKKQPRRGRTKRGIKNFLSQGLLTDGETEYDEVSYSGDYTSNTTSGDDSEPQNLRNRSEEILNFRAENGMICRPFPVKETVKLVRSEDENGNKMLNEYIREYKIGSGSYGKVALYQSSIDGQHYAIKSFHKSHLRKLRVAPSETAMTDVLREVLIMKMLEHPNIVNLIEVIDDPESDDFYMVLEYVEGKWVCEGSGRQCAIGEETARKYMRDIVSGLTYLHAHNIVHGDIKPDNLLITRNGTVKIGDFSVSQAFENGNDELRRSPGTPVFTAPECCLGLTYHGKLSDTWAVGVTLYCMILGEYPFLGDTLQDTYDRIVNNPIEIPDDINPQLKNLIEGLLCKDPEQRMTLAEVAEHVWVIGNDGPLGEYSCWCKRKSMVSEDF